The following is a genomic window from Homalodisca vitripennis isolate AUS2020 chromosome 5, UT_GWSS_2.1, whole genome shotgun sequence.
TGTTCCAGCCAGCTTAAGACACAAGTGGTAATTAACAACtgcaatataaatttgttatatttaagtgGTTTGCTTCTTAGTAAACACCTATTTAATACAACTTGGTGTATACATAGGTACACTTTTTTTATCTCTCAATTAGTCAACGATCTCTTTAGAattgtttacaacaaaacaatgcaaGTGATAATGACAATTTCCCACTTACTGTTGTTATGAAAATAGTCATGGATTTGAACTATCGCAAAATTATTTCTGTGTTGTAAGTCCACAACTTAATTATGAAACAACAGCACTGCTAATTGATTGCTCATCAAAATACAAGGAGATGCTCGTAAATAATATgtcttaattataattttgtgttactCCTACGGTTTAATGGACGGATGTGTTGggcaaattgttttgttttatggaGCCAAAGGTCACGAAGAACTTGTTCCTGCCGAGGAAGTGAAGTGGCAAGGTCGCCAGGGCGTGGTCCTCGGGCTGCAATCAAGGCCAACCAACCTTGAGTCGAGCCGAGAATTCCAGCGGCCGCTAACTGACCACGAGACTGGACGAGCGGAGCAAGCTTCCTTCTGGGGACGGAGACATAACTTCTCCCTCAGGACACTTCTTTGTTCACCACTTGGTGCCAAATAAATCCTAAATCGCAACCCACAAAATCTACAGCGAAGTAATAGCCACTAAGAGGAGTGccttaaattttctaaaatcgACCATGTGAACTTTTCTGCAATCCTAAAATCACTCCAGCAGTATAATTCGGTGACTCATCCAATGATTTGATGatgtttatttcatgttcaaTCGATAAGCAATgtcaaattatgaaataaaatcctCTCGGAAGTTGAAATAGATGTAGTACAATATTAAGGAAACTGTGTCATTACAAAAGTTTTATGACTCTGAAATAatcgtatttgtatttttagcttAAGAAAGAAGAATTTTAGTTGttccatttaatttcatttactttaatcaataaatagttttaaaagaaattcgTCAATCCCAAACCAGTAATTTTTACCCAAACAAAATCTAAATCGAATAATTTTCTTAGTAGAATAACAATTAAAGGCAGTCatggtgaaattttaaaaacaatattactaataaaattaattaaatttttaaatatattagcacTGATTTCTTGCATTGATTTACGTTAAATCATTGTTTAGAActcgaaaataaaattttacggTCGAGACActtcaacataaatttaataatattggaatgatcttcataaaagattttctcaaaattatgtGATGAATCTAGAACAGTAGTGCTCCTCGAATTCCATTGCATTGTCCATGtcgaaaatgtgtatttttattatggaACGAATCGGGAGTGTAAGGGATTTCAAACgacacattttaatatattaccatTCGTATTGTAAATTGTGCGTTTACTTGTAACAAAATGACTTGTTTGCTACGCATATAAAATAGAATGgaacttttcaataaatataatgtcTTCAGTAGTTTAACTGAAGTAAAATGAGGAATTACACTCAGAATTGTTATGATTCACTTTAAGCTTTTCAGGCAATTCGTCatgggaataaaataatttttttgggttttactTTGTGATTGaaggattttattaaaaaattgataaacaaaatttttgtatcCTGATAAAAAATggataagtaattttttaattaggtacAAAGAATTTCGCAGAGTAACTGGATAAGGgaataaaggaaaataatagacattgtcgttatttaaacaatttaaataaacgaTAATTTGACGAGGGCGGTGGCGTATCTACAAACGTGGGCGATGAAAAAACGATGAGAAATTAGGCTTTGTTGAAGGTGTAACTGAAGCCATCAGGTGACCTGTTGAGACTGAGTTTACCGGGTGGGTAGAACCTGTGTGGGGCGGGGGTGGTGGTGGGGGTGTAGACGGGGGCGGCCTGGGGGGCGGCGTTCCACTGAGGGTTGGCGTTCCACGAGGGCTGGGGCTGAGGCTGAGGGGCAGGAGCAGGGTTATTGTAGGTAGCGGGAGAGTTGGCGGGGTACTGCACTGCAGTGTCGTCCACCCACTGACCGTTGTCTTCAGAGGGGTTGTTGAACTGCTGAGGAGCGGTGTTGTACTGCTGCTGAGGAGCGGGGTTGTACTGCTGCTGAGGGGCAGGGTTGTACTGTTGCTGAGGAGCAGGGTTGTACTGTTGCTGAGGGGGAGGGTTGTACTGGGGCTGAGGGTTGACTACAGGCTGGGGCACGGTGGGCAGATGATCTCCCACGGGCTGGAAGCCGTTCTTGCCTGCTACGTAGGACACGGTACGCACCTGACCGTTAGGGTCCACGTAGCTGTACTGTCCGCGCCTAGTGCCGTCCGCATCGGACTCCTCCTTGAACTGCACGCCATCCTCCTGCTGATAGGCTGACCCGAACTCTCCTCCGATCTTCAGGTAGCGCTGATCGGCGATGATGGCGGCATTGCGGGAGTCTTTGGTGTACTGTTGCTGGGCCGCTCCCAGGGCTGCTAGTGCCGACAGCAAAACCTACAACAATACGGGTTTAATACGGGCCGCACCACAGAGACATATCAGGTCAGTGAGAGTCATAACTCCACTTGCTCTTGTAGGGGtctcaaagtaataaaaaaaggCGCAAGCATACATTGGCATTGGCCATAGTTAAAACCggaattatattaaaaccattGATACGTAACCCACAGAAAATAAACAGTGAAGTCACTATTCACAATAATACGTAGAaagttgtataattattttgaaatgttagaaaaataCCATCTCTTTCTTTTATCGTCTGGAATGTTGGTATTTACAAACAAGAAATCACATTTTGCTATTAGTGATTGATTGTTTAAATGTctgaatctattaaaattttaatggcatcgtattataaataattaaaagttgcATCATAAATTTACAGTTCAGATGTATAAGCTCAAGGTGTTACATGTTCGATTGTTTTCAAAGTATGCAGCTGCGGCTACTGATATAATTATGTAGAAGAATAAATATGATTAAGTGTTCTAAATTTGTTATAgctcttcaaaaatatttactatttttaagaaaaagataactttttaatttaaatatatttttgagtaaatAGAGGCAAATCTGGAATCTTATATAAAtctacagtaaataaaattgtagaaaatgaTAACTAAACCTAACGTGAAGGCAATTACGTATGTACTTATTGCCTTGGTTTTCACAAGAAGTGGCATGTCAATATAATTACTTAAAGCATACAAATGAGGTTTGATGGTggtacgatatatatatataaatatagaaaatatatgttgTTTACTTTCCATTGTTGTATGAAGAGTAGGAGCATTGTTGAGCTATTAATACAACGTGTACAGTATAAAGTGGAATGGGTTTGGTCAATTCGTTACGTGACTGTCAAGTCACGTGGTCTGATGATATTACATATTCTCGCGAAGGCCAACCTGACGTTCaacatttgaaaacttaaaataaaaaataaaattccgcAAATAAAACAGTACGTCTATATACGTTATGTACATATCCtacatatttgaaaacatttgtttaagttctctataaaatacatttttacatgtctttatttttcatgtaattagtcacctttataaaatgtaaatactaaaatatttactaaaagtgatcagataaatatataagtatttaaaaataacacaaaggataaaatttttactaaagatAGTTACATGATTTATAAATGACCTTGTTTAGTACAGAAATACAAATGATAAGAGACACATTTTATGAACTGAatataagaaattgttttaaaagtctgaattcattgttgtgctgattttgttttcatattcaggaaggataagaaaataatattgtacatattgaGCTTAAATATTTATCAGGtattcatttttgaaaattaaatgtctaaGTAAGTTCACTAATAATcctatattttgataaataaatattagaattattatgttaatttaaatgtattaaacacaATATAACTGATGGTAGTGTACTAATaagaaaatgaatatatttttaaagcgaGTTTATAAGTGGTTAGGTTATTATACTttgttatataatagttataaacatACAGTATTcgtttaaaatacttattagtaaaatttactcAGTATTCTTTACAACCTCGCCTAGTTCACACTTCACCGTTATTGAAC
Proteins encoded in this region:
- the LOC124362867 gene encoding circumsporozoite protein; the encoded protein is MLRIVLLSALAALGAAQQQYTKDSRNAAIIADQRYLKIGGEFGSAYQQEDGVQFKEESDADGTRRGQYSYVDPNGQVRTVSYVAGKNGFQPVGDHLPTVPQPVVNPQPQYNPPPQQQYNPAPQQQYNPAPQQQYNPAPQQQYNTAPQQFNNPSEDNGQWVDDTAVQYPANSPATYNNPAPAPQPQPQPSWNANPQWNAAPQAAPVYTPTTTPAPHRFYPPGKLSLNRSPDGFSYTFNKA